The Chryseobacterium suipulveris genome window below encodes:
- a CDS encoding LamG-like jellyroll fold domain-containing protein has translation MKKYFYILLIMIGFLTKAQNPIYHFKFDNSLTETNNPAHSFTMYTNGVPDSPYYYSDRFGEASGSLVRIPNTTNFFVSSVLPNLPVGNAARTISFWVRITDITQYDIQYFVGYGSNSVGESFGFSHGPNNTVRNYYWGTETNKVQYFKFGTWYYIAATYNPSNSIAKGNLFINGQLVGTSNETINTNNTEKKLYIGKTGASGLSSDKGFQIDDLKIYDSVLTEQQIFDEYQGAVTNSYPTTNLLAYFNFENNLTSHNGNYKFQETNNNNIPFVNTINGKGISFQQYFSLMNKNGIPGSGNISNDLGNEEFTIAFWYYTDGITATIPYPTVFEMNETLYFRHQVNPTAIYDAWGWLGMNNIWSEKNIGFGTGGWHHIAIVHKTSANIGMRMYFDGIDYGMNTSGYNAVALVNNLKTVYLGGGTTGGTLSPVKRFNGKIDELFFYNRALSSQEISQIKNYRTSNSLSVKDIEKGNNKFTIFPNPTSDYIQIKGEISNNTWIKIYDNTGKIVLYKTTLSEEKKVAVNHLPKGVYTIVIATKEGNIESHKFIKK, from the coding sequence ATGAAAAAATACTTCTACATTTTATTGATTATGATTGGCTTTTTAACAAAAGCGCAAAATCCTATTTATCATTTTAAGTTTGATAATTCATTAACAGAAACCAACAACCCTGCTCATTCATTTACGATGTATACTAATGGAGTACCTGATTCTCCTTATTATTATTCTGATCGTTTCGGAGAAGCATCTGGATCATTAGTTCGCATTCCTAACACTACCAATTTTTTTGTTTCATCTGTACTCCCTAATTTACCTGTTGGTAATGCAGCAAGAACTATTTCTTTTTGGGTAAGAATTACAGACATAACACAGTATGACATTCAGTATTTTGTAGGATATGGCTCCAATTCTGTTGGAGAATCTTTTGGATTTAGCCACGGTCCAAACAATACTGTTAGGAATTATTATTGGGGAACTGAAACCAACAAAGTACAATATTTTAAATTTGGAACATGGTACTACATTGCTGCTACTTATAACCCTTCTAATTCAATTGCAAAAGGAAATCTTTTTATCAATGGGCAGTTAGTAGGAACATCTAATGAAACAATTAACACTAATAATACAGAAAAAAAATTATATATAGGTAAGACAGGAGCTTCTGGTCTGTCTTCTGACAAAGGTTTTCAGATTGATGATTTAAAAATATATGATTCAGTCTTAACAGAACAACAGATTTTTGATGAATACCAAGGAGCGGTTACCAACTCTTACCCTACCACCAATTTACTCGCTTATTTTAATTTTGAAAATAATTTAACCAGTCATAACGGAAACTACAAATTTCAAGAAACCAATAATAACAATATCCCTTTTGTAAATACGATTAACGGAAAAGGTATTTCTTTTCAACAATATTTTTCATTAATGAATAAAAACGGAATACCAGGAAGCGGTAACATTTCTAACGATCTAGGAAACGAAGAATTTACCATTGCATTTTGGTACTATACTGATGGCATAACTGCTACAATACCTTATCCTACAGTCTTTGAGATGAATGAAACACTGTATTTCAGACATCAAGTAAACCCTACAGCAATTTATGATGCATGGGGCTGGCTTGGCATGAATAATATTTGGAGTGAAAAGAATATAGGTTTTGGCACAGGTGGTTGGCATCATATTGCAATTGTACATAAAACTTCTGCCAACATAGGAATGCGCATGTACTTTGATGGAATAGATTATGGAATGAATACTAGTGGTTACAATGCTGTAGCATTAGTTAACAATCTAAAAACCGTTTATTTAGGTGGCGGTACTACTGGTGGCACTTTATCTCCTGTAAAAAGATTTAATGGCAAAATTGATGAGTTATTTTTCTATAATCGCGCATTATCATCTCAAGAAATATCACAAATAAAAAATTATAGAACTTCAAATTCACTTTCTGTAAAAGATATAGAAAAAGGAAATAATAAATTTACAATCTTTCCGAATCCAACTTCAGATTATATTCAAATTAAAGGTGAAATTTCAAATAATACTTGGATAAAAATATATGACAATACCGGCAAAATTGTTCTATATAAAACAACATTATCTGAAGAAAAAAAAGTAGCGGTAAATCATCTACCAAAAGGAGTATACACAATTGTAATTGCAACAAAAGAGGGTAATATAGAATCACATAAATTTATCAAAAAATAA
- a CDS encoding leucine-rich repeat domain-containing protein, which yields MKKILLFLLFSQFFFSQQWSISFAERNALISIYNSTSGDQWSQKWDMQKDPKYWYGIKIKNGSVTEINLRGNALKGNFPQQVSLFNNLQKLDLSSNQLTGDIPQSLGASTGLVRLDISNNRFTGDPTAALLPLTNLTELSIGNNNFAIGDIETFLQNFPKIETLDLAHIGLTAVPQNLSQIPKLTALNLSNNSLSQNFGNLSALISLQELDLSGNGLTKIPSEIAPLTRLTSLNVGNNLFTTNFAGPLASLLNLQWLSFQGNQISDFPAELSQLTKLIHLNFADNKISSGFQQLRILKDLEQIFLDKNLITTFPETLLQLRNLQMLSLTNNQISGEIPDNIPALTFLDNNRFTKQQIKNFILKEKQLADFTYSPQRYDDPLTIAVNPGAPANLQQSLSGPEFQFTWFKNLDQKTNVTSENYYLNSTREEDFTQYTCEVYYFEQLPKELMEVAFYREPITLTKELATAEINRELVVYPNPATDFINIKSMKIDIEKVFIHDLSGKMVYSGNERRISVSHLPSSTYVISIKTSDGVKSFKFIKH from the coding sequence GTGAAAAAAATTTTACTTTTCCTATTATTCTCACAGTTCTTTTTTTCTCAGCAGTGGAGCATTTCCTTTGCAGAAAGAAACGCACTGATCAGTATCTATAACTCAACTTCCGGTGACCAATGGAGCCAGAAATGGGACATGCAAAAAGACCCTAAATATTGGTATGGTATAAAAATAAAAAATGGAAGTGTAACCGAGATCAATCTTAGAGGAAACGCTTTAAAAGGTAATTTCCCACAACAGGTTTCACTTTTCAACAATCTTCAGAAACTTGACTTAAGCTCGAACCAACTTACCGGCGACATTCCTCAATCTTTAGGTGCATCAACAGGACTTGTACGGCTCGACATTAGCAATAACAGATTTACAGGCGATCCAACTGCGGCGTTGCTTCCGCTGACCAATTTGACTGAGCTTTCTATTGGCAATAATAATTTTGCCATCGGAGACATTGAGACTTTTTTACAAAATTTTCCCAAGATTGAGACGCTTGATCTCGCGCATATCGGTTTAACCGCAGTTCCCCAAAATTTATCTCAAATCCCGAAGCTCACCGCTCTCAACCTGAGCAACAATTCGCTTTCGCAGAATTTCGGCAACCTTTCTGCCTTGATTTCCCTTCAGGAGCTTGACCTTTCTGGGAATGGTCTCACAAAGATCCCCAGTGAAATTGCTCCCCTTACCAGACTAACTTCCCTAAATGTGGGCAATAATTTATTTACAACGAATTTTGCAGGACCATTAGCGAGTTTACTTAACCTCCAATGGCTTTCATTTCAGGGCAACCAAATTTCTGATTTCCCTGCAGAACTTTCCCAGCTTACCAAATTGATCCATCTTAATTTTGCTGATAACAAGATCAGTTCCGGGTTCCAACAACTACGGATTCTGAAAGACTTGGAGCAGATCTTCTTAGACAAAAACCTGATCACCACTTTCCCCGAAACTTTGCTTCAATTGAGAAATCTTCAAATGCTATCTCTAACCAATAACCAAATCTCTGGTGAAATACCTGACAATATTCCCGCGTTGACATTTTTAGATAATAACCGTTTCACAAAACAACAGATCAAGAACTTTATCCTTAAGGAAAAACAGCTCGCAGATTTTACCTATTCGCCTCAAAGATACGATGACCCCTTAACGATTGCAGTTAATCCGGGTGCACCGGCTAATCTCCAGCAATCACTTTCCGGTCCTGAATTCCAGTTCACATGGTTCAAAAATCTTGACCAAAAAACAAATGTCACCTCTGAAAACTATTATTTAAACAGTACGAGAGAAGAAGATTTTACGCAATACACTTGTGAAGTTTATTATTTTGAACAACTTCCGAAAGAACTAATGGAAGTCGCATTCTATCGCGAACCAATCACACTTACTAAAGAACTTGCGACCGCAGAAATCAACCGCGAACTGGTTGTTTATCCAAATCCGGCGACTGATTTCATCAATATCAAGTCAATGAAAATCGATATCGAGAAAGTTTTCATCCACGATTTGAGCGGCAAGATGGTCTATTCCGGAAACGAAAGAAGAATCAGCGTAAGTCACCTTCCGTCTTCAACTTATGTGATTTCAATTAAAACTTCCGACGGTGTAAAATCGTTCAAGTTCATCAAACATTAA
- a CDS encoding Dps family protein — protein MKNSIIIGLKESDCKQISEKLNILLANYSVFYQNTRGAHWNIKGDQFFTLHPKFEELYDNLVLKIDEIAERILTLGATPNHNYSDYLKLSNIGESKEVSDATKCVENILGSFKIIIDLQRELLDITEKAGDEGTNSQMSDYITEQEKEVWMYNSYLGK, from the coding sequence ATGAAAAATTCCATTATCATTGGCTTAAAGGAAAGTGACTGTAAGCAGATTTCCGAAAAATTAAACATCCTTTTGGCAAACTATTCCGTTTTTTACCAGAACACGAGAGGAGCTCACTGGAACATTAAGGGCGACCAGTTTTTTACCCTTCATCCAAAATTTGAGGAGCTTTACGACAACCTGGTCTTGAAAATTGACGAGATCGCGGAAAGAATTCTGACACTCGGTGCAACGCCTAACCACAACTATTCCGACTATCTGAAACTTTCAAACATTGGTGAAAGTAAGGAAGTGAGCGATGCCACAAAATGTGTGGAGAATATTTTGGGTTCCTTTAAAATCATTATCGATTTGCAGCGTGAACTTCTTGACATTACCGAAAAAGCCGGCGACGAAGGTACCAACTCTCAAATGAGCGACTATATCACCGAGCAGGAAAAAGAAGTGTGGATGTACAACTCCTACCTTGGCAAATAA
- the pncB gene encoding nicotinate phosphoribosyltransferase — MAQVKLHSILDNDFYKITMQNAVVKLFPNERVKYQFINRGKHNFPKGFDEELRKCIDAMADLKLTKSEKKFLRETCPYLDLPYLDFLAGYQYDPSEVKIKQIENDIEVTVEGEWYRTILWEVPILARISELHYVMNQMERDSNETVMEKTLEKASQLTKLGVTFAEFGTRRRHSYNVHDLVVKALVQDKNSTFIGSSNVHFAMKYGVKPIGTHAHEWFMFHAAEFGFKMANALSLEHWVDVYRGDLGVALSDTYTTDVFFQQFDKKFAKLFDGVRHDSGDPLEFADKTIAHYKNNGINPLFKYIIFSDGLNLEKVEEITQYCRGKIGISFGIGTNLTNDVGLKPMNIVMKLIAAQSINGDWIPTVKLSDEHGKYTGDPKMIELAKEFLRIKE, encoded by the coding sequence ATGGCTCAAGTAAAACTCCACTCCATCCTCGATAACGACTTCTACAAAATTACGATGCAGAACGCGGTGGTAAAACTTTTCCCCAACGAAAGGGTGAAATACCAGTTCATCAACCGTGGCAAACACAACTTCCCGAAAGGTTTTGATGAAGAACTCAGAAAATGCATCGACGCAATGGCGGATCTGAAGCTGACCAAATCCGAGAAGAAATTCCTGCGCGAAACCTGTCCGTATCTCGATTTGCCTTATCTCGATTTTCTTGCCGGTTATCAGTACGATCCTTCGGAAGTGAAAATTAAGCAAATCGAAAACGATATCGAAGTTACCGTTGAAGGAGAATGGTACCGCACGATTCTTTGGGAAGTTCCAATTTTAGCGCGCATCTCGGAGTTGCATTACGTAATGAACCAAATGGAAAGAGATTCCAACGAAACCGTGATGGAGAAAACCCTTGAAAAAGCCAGCCAACTCACGAAACTCGGCGTTACTTTCGCGGAATTCGGAACCAGAAGAAGGCATTCCTACAACGTCCACGATTTGGTGGTAAAAGCATTGGTTCAGGACAAAAACTCAACCTTCATCGGAAGTTCCAATGTGCACTTCGCAATGAAGTATGGCGTAAAACCCATCGGAACCCATGCTCACGAATGGTTCATGTTCCACGCCGCGGAATTTGGATTCAAAATGGCAAACGCCCTTTCCCTCGAACACTGGGTGGATGTGTATCGCGGCGATTTGGGAGTTGCGCTTTCCGACACTTATACAACCGATGTTTTCTTCCAACAGTTCGACAAGAAATTCGCAAAACTTTTCGACGGGGTTCGTCACGACAGCGGCGATCCTTTGGAGTTTGCCGATAAAACGATTGCACATTACAAAAACAACGGCATCAATCCGTTATTCAAATACATTATCTTTTCCGACGGCTTAAATCTGGAAAAGGTCGAAGAAATCACCCAGTACTGTCGCGGAAAAATCGGAATCTCTTTCGGAATCGGAACCAACTTAACCAACGATGTCGGACTAAAACCAATGAACATCGTGATGAAACTCATCGCAGCACAATCGATTAACGGTGATTGGATTCCAACGGTGAAACTTTCCGACGAACACGGGAAATATACAGGCGACCCAAAAATGATCGAATTGGCGAAAGAGTTTTTAAGAATCAAGGAATAG
- a CDS encoding YciI family protein, with protein MKNPFYYIIPLFLIVSCSTQKDAKDSSEKSKISFDQKLADSLGADQYGMKPYVIVILKTGKANITDKEKLNEHFRGHMENIRRLAKEGKLTLAGPFSTKNEREYRGIFIFNVKTKEDAENLVKTDPAVIAGVFDYEVYPWYGSAALPMFLKYHEKIAKENP; from the coding sequence ATGAAAAACCCTTTCTACTACATCATTCCGCTATTTCTTATCGTCTCCTGTTCTACCCAAAAAGACGCAAAAGACAGTTCCGAAAAATCAAAAATCTCCTTCGATCAAAAACTTGCAGACTCTCTCGGCGCTGATCAGTACGGAATGAAACCTTACGTAATCGTCATCCTAAAAACCGGGAAAGCCAACATCACCGACAAAGAAAAACTCAACGAACATTTCCGCGGACATATGGAAAACATCCGCCGCTTGGCAAAAGAAGGCAAACTTACTTTAGCGGGACCGTTCTCCACCAAGAACGAAAGGGAGTACCGCGGGATTTTCATCTTTAACGTAAAAACAAAAGAGGATGCAGAAAACCTGGTGAAAACCGATCCTGCAGTTATTGCTGGAGTTTTCGATTACGAAGTTTATCCTTGGTACGGTTCTGCAGCTTTACCGATGTTTTTGAAGTACCACGAAAAAATTGCGAAAGAGAATCCGTAA
- the rmuC gene encoding DNA recombination protein RmuC has translation MELTYLIIGFVAGGILGAAILYFVLKSSMVSRNTHEELNNLFIRNSSDLENSGREISKLNDHINSEKEINRQQTELLQNLRNEIAKINAVNESQTSTLKNQVEINEKQSSEIRELTNEKQNLFALKSELAAKNEGLEKLLQDQKEEIVKLQEAAKNEFKILANEILEEKTKKFTETNKENLDSILKPLGENIELFKKRVNEVYENEAKQRFSLGEKVKELAQLNQQISEDAKKLTRALKGEAKTQGNWGEMILESILEKSGLVKGREYFLEHELRDEDNKALFSEFSGKKMRPDAVVKYPDERNVIIDSKVSLTHFSELVDETDAEMYQIKLNQHLNSIKNHITELSKKAYDDYGKSLDFVMMFIPSEPAYIAAMQADQNLWNFAYERRILLLNPSNLITSLKLIADLWKREYQNRNSMEIAERGAKLYDKFVGFVENLEKVGKNIDQAKNAFNDAYKQLSTGNDNLVIQTQKLKSLGIKNKKDLPQSLVDNSQNLLDFNEE, from the coding sequence ATGGAGTTGACTTATTTAATTATCGGATTTGTTGCAGGCGGAATCTTGGGTGCTGCGATCTTGTATTTTGTATTGAAATCATCGATGGTTTCGAGAAATACTCATGAGGAACTCAACAATCTTTTCATTAGAAATTCATCAGATCTGGAAAATTCGGGAAGGGAAATCTCAAAGCTGAACGACCACATTAATTCCGAAAAAGAAATCAACCGACAGCAAACAGAACTGCTTCAAAATCTGCGAAATGAAATCGCTAAAATCAATGCAGTAAATGAATCACAAACTTCTACACTTAAAAATCAGGTAGAAATTAATGAAAAACAATCTTCTGAAATTCGTGAACTGACCAATGAAAAGCAAAATCTCTTCGCCTTAAAATCGGAGCTCGCCGCAAAAAATGAGGGTTTGGAAAAACTTCTGCAGGACCAAAAAGAAGAAATCGTCAAACTACAGGAAGCTGCGAAGAATGAATTCAAAATTCTCGCAAACGAAATTCTCGAAGAAAAAACGAAAAAGTTTACTGAAACCAATAAAGAAAATCTCGATTCTATCCTAAAACCTTTGGGAGAAAATATCGAACTTTTTAAAAAGCGGGTAAATGAAGTGTATGAAAATGAAGCAAAACAACGCTTTTCACTCGGCGAAAAAGTAAAAGAACTCGCACAACTCAACCAACAGATTTCCGAAGACGCCAAAAAACTGACCCGTGCTTTGAAAGGCGAGGCAAAAACCCAGGGAAATTGGGGCGAAATGATTCTGGAAAGCATTCTGGAAAAATCAGGTTTGGTAAAAGGTCGCGAATATTTTCTGGAACATGAACTTCGCGATGAAGACAACAAGGCACTTTTCTCCGAGTTTTCTGGCAAAAAAATGCGTCCAGATGCTGTGGTAAAATATCCCGACGAAAGAAATGTGATCATCGATTCAAAGGTTTCGCTCACCCATTTTTCGGAATTGGTGGATGAAACCGATGCGGAAATGTATCAAATCAAACTCAACCAACATCTGAATTCCATAAAAAACCACATCACGGAACTTTCCAAAAAAGCTTACGACGATTACGGAAAATCGCTGGATTTCGTGATGATGTTTATCCCGAGCGAACCGGCTTATATTGCAGCAATGCAGGCCGACCAAAATCTGTGGAATTTCGCTTACGAAAGAAGAATTTTGCTTTTAAATCCGAGCAATTTAATTACTTCATTAAAGTTAATTGCCGATTTGTGGAAACGCGAATATCAAAACCGAAATTCCATGGAGATCGCAGAGCGCGGCGCAAAACTCTACGATAAATTTGTGGGTTTTGTAGAAAATCTGGAAAAAGTCGGTAAAAATATTGACCAGGCAAAAAATGCTTTCAACGACGCCTACAAACAGCTTTCCACAGGAAACGACAATTTGGTCATTCAAACCCAAAAACTGAAATCTTTAGGAATCAAAAACAAAAAAGATTTACCACAAAGTTTAGTGGATAACTCGCAGAATTTGCTGGATTTTAATGAAGAATAA
- a CDS encoding TrmH family RNA methyltransferase, translated as MMIESFQNEKIKNLTRLISDNRFRKKSGVFVVEGKQENERALKFGFEVQEFFICESIFNEDFPKGKRSLVSEKVYEKIAYRGSSEGIIGIYQTPKNDLATFSPKENSAIIIVEGIEKPGNLGAILRSCEAFGIDGLIITDPKTDLYNPNVIRSSVGCLFGMNVFTATNETTSQFLEKNKYTIYSTFMDESAEDLDQKDFTKKTAIIFGTEHSGISDYWMTKTPNILIPMVGTIDSLNLSNAVAITCYEILRQKRK; from the coding sequence ATGATGATCGAAAGCTTTCAAAACGAAAAAATAAAAAACCTTACGCGATTGATTTCCGACAACCGTTTCCGAAAGAAGTCAGGAGTTTTTGTGGTTGAAGGAAAACAGGAAAACGAAAGAGCGCTGAAGTTCGGCTTTGAAGTACAGGAATTTTTTATCTGCGAAAGCATCTTTAATGAAGATTTTCCAAAAGGGAAACGCAGCTTAGTTTCCGAAAAAGTGTACGAAAAGATTGCTTACCGCGGAAGTTCCGAAGGAATCATCGGAATATACCAAACTCCAAAAAACGATTTAGCCACTTTTAGTCCAAAAGAGAACTCGGCAATCATCATCGTTGAAGGAATTGAAAAACCGGGAAACTTGGGAGCGATCCTCAGAAGTTGTGAAGCTTTCGGAATCGACGGCTTGATCATCACTGATCCAAAAACGGATCTGTATAATCCGAATGTCATCCGCTCGAGTGTGGGTTGTCTTTTCGGGATGAATGTATTTACCGCGACAAACGAAACCACATCGCAATTTTTGGAAAAAAATAAATATACGATCTACTCAACCTTTATGGATGAAAGCGCAGAAGATCTGGATCAAAAGGATTTCACCAAAAAAACCGCAATTATCTTTGGAACCGAACATTCGGGAATCAGCGATTACTGGATGACAAAAACTCCAAACATCCTCATTCCGATGGTTGGCACAATTGATTCGCTGAATCTGAGCAATGCAGTTGCCATTACCTGTTATGAGATTCTACGGCAAAAAAGGAAATAA
- a CDS encoding 5-formyltetrahydrofolate cyclo-ligase, which yields MKKSDLRKKYLQKRESMSHDEVLTLSQKILENFVLQFKPVENQKVHCFLSIPEKGEVDTSLFLNYFFDHQIRVFVPKIFRKKLISIEITRDTPLIKSSWGIAEPEINEDSPVKDFDFVVTPLLYCDSQGNRVGYGKGYYDGFFSGINSNCMKVGVGFFTPEEKVDDVWENDIPLDYLVIPTDVLSFGG from the coding sequence ATGAAGAAGTCAGACCTCAGAAAAAAATATCTCCAAAAACGAGAATCCATGTCGCATGATGAGGTTTTGACTCTCTCCCAAAAAATCTTAGAAAATTTTGTTTTACAATTTAAACCCGTTGAAAATCAAAAGGTTCATTGTTTCTTGTCCATTCCCGAAAAGGGAGAAGTGGACACTTCTCTGTTTCTAAACTATTTTTTCGATCATCAAATTCGGGTGTTTGTACCCAAGATTTTTCGGAAGAAATTAATTTCGATTGAGATAACGCGGGATACGCCATTAATAAAAAGCTCATGGGGAATTGCCGAACCTGAAATTAACGAGGATTCACCCGTAAAGGATTTTGATTTTGTGGTCACACCTCTTTTATACTGTGATAGTCAAGGAAATAGAGTGGGTTACGGAAAAGGATACTACGACGGTTTCTTTTCAGGAATTAATTCCAATTGTATGAAAGTTGGCGTCGGTTTCTTCACTCCCGAAGAAAAAGTTGACGATGTTTGGGAAAACGATATTCCTCTCGATTATTTGGTTATACCGACAGATGTGCTGTCTTTCGGTGGCTGA
- a CDS encoding ferredoxin, whose product MVIITLQRDKCIGCNYCAEFAPEYFRMSKKDGKSVLLKSVDKKGFHTIKVPNPEAFEPCEKAAKACPVKIISVKEI is encoded by the coding sequence ATGGTTATCATCACACTTCAGCGCGACAAATGTATCGGATGTAATTACTGTGCAGAATTTGCACCGGAGTATTTTCGCATGTCTAAAAAAGACGGCAAGTCGGTTTTGCTGAAATCGGTTGATAAAAAGGGTTTCCACACAATCAAGGTTCCGAATCCTGAAGCTTTCGAACCTTGCGAAAAGGCAGCGAAAGCGTGCCCTGTGAAGATTATTTCGGTGAAGGAAATATAG
- a CDS encoding peptidase U32 family protein, which yields MTATGKIELMSPAGDFTSLQAAIDNGADSVYFGVEQLNMRARASMNFKIDDLPEISRRCSEKGVRTYLTLNTIIYDHDLSIIKTLLDKAKEANLTAVIAMDQAVISYARQIGMEVHISTQINITNLETVKFYALFADTMVMSRELSITQIKKICDQIEKEQVKGPSGNLVEIEIFGHGALCMAVSGKCYLSLHSHNSSANRGACKQNCRKKYTVIDQETGFEIELDNEYMMSPKDLCTIGFLDQIVDAGVKVLKIEGRGRAPEYVATVTKCYREAIDSIADGTFSQENVEVWMKQLETVYNRGFWSGYYLGQKLGEWSAISGSAATQKKVYIGKGRHFYPKSNIAEFLIEAYDLNIGDKVLIQGPTTGSQEMVMEAMQVDQKPEAEKATKSDVITFKTDFRVRPSDKLYKIVKT from the coding sequence ATGACGGCAACGGGAAAAATAGAGCTGATGTCTCCTGCAGGTGATTTTACCTCGCTTCAGGCAGCGATAGACAATGGTGCAGATTCGGTGTACTTCGGTGTGGAGCAGCTCAATATGAGAGCGAGAGCTTCGATGAATTTCAAAATCGACGATTTGCCCGAAATCTCCAGAAGATGCTCAGAAAAAGGGGTGAGAACCTACCTTACTTTAAATACGATTATTTACGACCACGACTTGTCCATCATCAAAACGCTTTTGGATAAGGCGAAAGAAGCCAACCTGACTGCGGTGATCGCAATGGATCAGGCGGTAATCAGCTATGCAAGACAAATCGGGATGGAAGTTCATATTTCAACCCAGATCAATATTACCAATCTCGAAACGGTGAAGTTTTATGCACTTTTTGCCGATACGATGGTGATGTCGCGCGAGCTTTCAATTACCCAGATCAAGAAAATCTGCGACCAGATTGAAAAAGAACAGGTAAAAGGTCCGAGCGGAAATCTCGTAGAAATTGAGATCTTTGGTCACGGCGCGCTTTGTATGGCGGTTTCGGGTAAATGTTATCTGAGTTTACATTCGCACAATTCTTCTGCAAACCGAGGTGCCTGCAAACAGAACTGCCGAAAAAAATACACTGTAATCGATCAGGAAACCGGTTTCGAAATCGAACTCGACAACGAATATATGATGTCGCCAAAGGATTTATGTACGATCGGATTCCTCGACCAGATCGTGGATGCAGGTGTTAAAGTCCTGAAAATTGAGGGACGCGGAAGAGCTCCCGAATATGTTGCAACGGTGACAAAATGCTACAGAGAGGCGATTGATTCCATTGCCGACGGTACTTTCAGCCAGGAAAATGTTGAGGTTTGGATGAAGCAGCTGGAAACTGTGTACAACAGAGGATTTTGGAGCGGTTACTATCTCGGACAGAAATTGGGGGAATGGTCTGCAATTTCAGGTTCTGCCGCGACTCAGAAAAAAGTTTATATCGGAAAGGGACGACATTTCTACCCCAAATCCAATATCGCGGAATTCCTTATTGAAGCTTACGACCTGAACATCGGCGATAAAGTTCTGATTCAGGGACCCACAACAGGTTCGCAGGAAATGGTAATGGAAGCGATGCAGGTGGACCAAAAACCTGAAGCCGAAAAAGCCACTAAATCAGATGTCATCACGTTCAAAACCGATTTCAGAGTAAGACCAAGCGACAAACTCTATAAAATCGTGAAAACGTAA